In Triticum aestivum cultivar Chinese Spring chromosome 5B, IWGSC CS RefSeq v2.1, whole genome shotgun sequence, the following proteins share a genomic window:
- the LOC123112100 gene encoding tRNA-specific 2-thiouridylase MnmA, with the protein KKPCQKNLPPDPISISKLQRAATSCRPPPSPAPHAATNAAAVGGSPHPRWLPQSFRALSSSAPLAASPPNAPTPAPGVVQISEEHLVRCAAAGRAPLRVAVLLSGGVDSSVALRLLHAAGHNCTAFYLKIWFQEDFRNFWSECSWDDDLKYAQAVCDKIDVPLEVVHLSDEYWNHVVSHMINEYRNGRTPYPDVLCNTRIKFGAFLEAIENLGFDYIASGHYAHVVHPHVENAKEPSVLQLLKDEDLAVYLSVNGAHLLQDEVRSLAVQMDLPNQARKDSQGICFLGKVKFSEFVQRHVGEMEGILLEAETGDYLGMHRGFWFYTIGQRQGLRLSGGPWYVVEKDVQNNVVFVSRNYYSLDKRRRTFRVGSLNWFSDSGQRLPRAATNAATRKSFSYITSLAFFL; encoded by the exons AAAAAACCGTGCCAAAAAAATCTGCCTCCCGATCCCATCTCGATCTCCAAGCTCCAGCGCGCCGCCACCTCCTGCCGACCGCCGCCCTCCCCGGCACCGCACGCCGCCACGAACGCCGCGGCCGTTGGCGGCTCCCCCCACCCCCGCTGGCTGCCCCAGTCGTTCCGCGCCctctcgtcctcggcgccgctcgCAGCCTCCCCGCCCAACGCGCCCACACCTGCGCCCGGGGTGGTCCAGATCAGCGAGGAGCACCTCGTGCGgtgcgcggcggcggggagggcgcCGCTGCGGGTGGCGGTGCTGCTGAGCGGCGGGGTCGACAGCAGCGTCGCGCTCCGCCTCCTCCATGCAGCCGGGCACAACTGCACCGCCTTCTACCTCAAGATCTGGTTCCAG GAAGATTTCAGGAACTTTTGGTCCGAGTGCTCGTGGGATGACGATTTGAAGTATGCACAGGCTGTGTGTGACAAG ATTGACGTGCCATTGGAGGTGGTACATCTATCTGATGAGTACTGGAACCATGTG GTGTCTCATATGATTAATGAGTACCGCAACGGACGCACACCGTACCCTGATGTTCTTTGCAACACAAGAATAAAGTTTG GAGCTTTCTTAGAagcaattgaaaatttgggatttgaTTACATAGCTTCAGGACATTATGCACATGTAGTCCATCCACACGTTGAGAATGCTAAAGAGCCATCGGTGCTCCAACTTTTGAAAGACGAG GATCTGGCGGTGTATTTATCTGTAAATGGAGCTCATCTTTTGCAAGATGAAGTTCGCAGTCTGGCTGTTCAGATGGACCTTCCTAACCAAGCTAGAAAGGATTCTCAGGGGATATGTTTTCTTGGAAAG GTCAAATTCAGTGAGTTTGTTCAAAGACATGTAGGAGAAATGGAGGGTATACTTCTTGAGGCTGAAACTGGAGATTACCTAGGGATGCACCGTGGGTTTTGGTTCTATACGATTGGTCAGCGACAAGGTTTGCGACTTTCTGGAGGACCTTG GTATGTTGTGGAGAAAGATGTGCAAAATAATGTGGTTTTTGTATCAAGGAATTACTATTCGCTGGATAAGAGGAGGCGAACATTTCGTGTTGGATCGCTGAACTGGTTTAGCGATTCTGGCCAGCGATTACCGCGCGCCGCCACGAACGCCGCGACAAGGAAATCTTTTAGTTACATTACATCATTGGCCTTCTTCCTGTGA